ACATGCTCTCCGACCCGGTCTTCCACGAGGAGACCTGGCTCGCCGGCGCGGAGGGCTACGGAGACGTCACCGACGCCGTGTACCGGCTGGTCGAGGACACCTGGCTCGACAGCTGGTCCGCCGAGAAGTACGTCGGCACGATCTTCCGGGACTCGCAGGAGGCGGCCCTGGTGGACCTCGCCGTGCTGCGCGTGCTGCGGATACTCCACCAGGTCGGCCCGGACGCGCCCGTCTCCGCCTTCCTCGAACACCACGCGTGGCCCGAGGCGGTCCGCGCCGCGCGCGAGGCCCACGTACGGCTGGCCACGGCGGACGGGGAGGACCCGGACGTACGGCCGCGCTCGCTGGAACTGCTGAGAATCCTCACGCGTACGGTGTGAAAGGCTGTGGGGTCATGAGCGACCACCCACAGCCCGAGGCCCAGGCCCGCCCCCAGCAGTTCGTCCTGACCGTGTCCTGCCCCGACAAGCAGGGCATCGTGCACGCCGTGTCGAGCTACCTCTTCATGACCGGCTGCAACATCGAGGACAGCCAGCAGTTCGGCGACCGGGCCACCGGCCTGTTCTTCATGCGGGTGCACTTCGAGGCCGAGGCACCGGTCACGCTGGAGAAGCTGCGGGCCAGCTTCGCGGCCATCGGCGACTCGTTCCGGATGGACT
Above is a window of Streptomyces subrutilus DNA encoding:
- a CDS encoding SCO4402 family protein, which gives rise to MGGMPLNDMPWWRWRGNVRSALHMLSDPVFHEETWLAGAEGYGDVTDAVYRLVEDTWLDSWSAEKYVGTIFRDSQEAALVDLAVLRVLRILHQVGPDAPVSAFLEHHAWPEAVRAAREAHVRLATADGEDPDVRPRSLELLRILTRTV